ACCATCAATGGGTCATTATCATGGAATGATGTTGCAAAATCAATCTCCCAGATACTAGGATGAAATCGATACCAACAGAGAAAAATAAAGCCATATTCTATCCTGACAGTGATAAGGAATGGATTAACACCTGGGAACCAAAAAAGTGGAAAGTACAAGATACTACAATAATTGTGAAAAGATGGTACTGTGATGATGAGTGCATCTCACCAAACTTATTAAACTCATGTTCATCATGGATAAACATTAAGGGTTGCCTCTTCATAAGTGGTCCATGGATTCCTTTGAAGCAATTTAAAATAAACTTGGAGGGCCGGGTGAAATCAACATGGAAACTCTGAATAAAAATAATCAGATTTGCAGAATTGCAATCAATGGAGATGTAcggaagatttttttattttttgagttAGATCTTAACAGAAAACAGACTGTTATAACTTTGGAATGGGACGTTACCAAACGAATATCCAAAAAACCATCTCAGAAAGAATATTCGAATAGAAAGAGAATGTTTGAGAAAGAAACGGCTAaaatttcaaattcaaatatTTCAAGTTTGAATTCAAACTCAGTAGGTCAAACCAGTCAAGCAAAGGAGATTAACTCAAGCATTGACATGGGTGATGGAGGAGAACCATCTGCAACAATTTCTTTCGCAACAATAAGAGAAGGAAATTGGATGTCGGTAAGAAAACCAACCCAATCAATGTTCTCTTTGAAAAATTTAAGAAAGCGAATCCAAATAATACCATAATTCAAATCGGGAAAGAACCCGGAACTCCGGTGATTCGACTTGAAGAAATTGGGGAAAGTCAGAAAGTGGTAAAAGAAACACAAATGGAAGATTATGGTCACAATGACTCATACCTACCACTGGTAATCTTTGAGTAAGATAAAACTAAAACTACGTATAAGAAGCAGATAGATTCAATCTTCAAAACAGTCGAACTGCTAATAGAAGTAAGTACAAACATGGGCACAATTAGCACAGGACAGGAGCACCAGGTGCAGCGCATCTTTGCTGaaatcattgaaagatatgaaagGAAACTGGCACACTCAGATGAGCaggagaagactcaagagaaaaTATTTGAGATCATGGAAGGGGCTCAGATCATGAATCAATGAATTCATTAGTACTATCTTGAAGTGCAAGAGGACTTAATGCAGTGGAAAAAATAGATAACTTGAAGGAATTAATATGTAAGTATAAGCCTGTAACAGTGGTGGTGCAGGAAACAAAAATGATGAAAATAACCCCTTGGTTAGTGAATCGTATATGGGGTAATGATAGAAATAAATGGAGTTGGATACCTTCTCAAGAGTTAAGTAGAGGAATGCTAACAATCTGGGATGATGAAAAACTAGAATGCATTAATGAAGAATTCTCTCACAACACAATCAACAACAAATTCAAACTAAGAAATGAAGATTTTGAATGGATTCTCACAAATGCTTATTCTCCTTGTGAGAGTAAATAGAGAAAAGATATTTGGATTGAATTCGAATACACAACATGATGGGCTTCTGATGGAGGTAAAGAGAAGGGGAGGATTTATTGAAGGCAGAAATATTCAGGAAAAAATTGTTCTAGCATCTGAGATGGTTAATGAGTTGGAGGTAAAGAGAAGGGGAGGAAACATTGGTTTGAAATTAGATATAACTCAAGCTTATGATTCATTAAGCTGGAACtttcttttcaaaacatcaaGGCATTTTGGTTTTTCTGAAGTGGGAATTAATTGGCTTAGAATACTCTTTGAATCAGCTAAAATCTCAGTATTAGTGAATGAGGGAGCCTTGTGGTTTCTTTTCTGTTGGAAGGGGACTTCGACAAGGTGACCCATTGTCACCTATTTTATTTGTAATTGCTGAAGAGGTGTTAAGCAGAAGTATATCTAAACATATACATGATGGGAATATTTTACCAATGATAAACAGAAATGGGTGTCATCCTTCCCATATGCTATTTGCAGATGATATTTTTGTATTCTGTAATGGACAAAGGAAATCACTTGACAATCTATTGAAATTGTTAACAGATTATCAGAGAGCATCTGGCCAAGTGATAATAGGGTGAAGAGTAAATGCTTTTTGGGTGGAGTAAATGAAAATAGAAGAAGAAGTATAGCTGAGAGTTTGCAAAtggaattgtcagattttcctgACAAATATTTGGGTGTGGTGTTGAATCCTGGTAGAGTAAGGAATCATCAAGTATGGGGTATGGTTGAATTAATGAATAAGATATTAGCATGGTGGATGGGAAAAATGTTGTCATTTTCTGAAAGGTTGACATTGGTGAAATCTGTGCTATGTAGTATACATGTTTACAACATGTCAGTGTATAGGTGGCCCGCAAATGTAATCAAAGAATGTGAAAAAAtagtaagaaattttttatggtcTGGAGATCCTGCAGTGAAGAAACTCATAACAGTAAAATATGAAAAGATTTGTGCTCCAATAACTGAAGGTGGATTGGgaataagaagatttgaagtcaTCAATAAAGCCCTTCTTATGAAGTTACTATGAAAAATGAAGACAAAAGATGCAGAGTGGACAAAATTTATGAATGCTAaattcaaggataaaaatggtatATGGATAAAATATTATAGGAAATCTTCAATTTGTCCAGGCCTGAAATGGGTTATGAATGAAGTGCAAGAAGGAAGTAGATGGCTAGTTGGAAATGAGAAAGAGATTTCAGTATGGAAGGACAAGTGGATCAAAGAAGATGCACTGAAGGAGATGCACCCTGATAATAGTTTCATTCCACATCATGAGGACATGAAAGTCAGTGAGTTAATTGTAAATGGGGAATGGAATATACCTGCAGAAATGTGGTTTTTCTTTTCAAAAGAGGAATTACCAATAATTGGTGAGGGTGAAGACAAACTTATATGGAATCCAGATATGACAGGAAAATTTTCAGTCAAAAGTGCAGTGCAACTAATCAGGAAAAAGTATCCTAAAGTCACTTGGTCAAAACAGGTATGGTGTTCTGCTATTCATCCTAAAATTTTAACAAATTTGTGGAAAATTCTCAGAGGAGCTTGTGCTACAAAGGAGAACTACAGAAAAAAAAGGTTGCTCAACTGTTTCAAAATGTTATTTGTGTGGTAATGGACAAGATACAATGGAGCATATATTGTGGTACTgtgattttaaagaaaaaatatggcACTGGCTAGGAGGAATCTTTAAGTTCTTGAATCCTTGTAACTTCATGGATGTTTTGAAATATGTTCAGAAGGAAAGTGCTGTTGTGAAAGAAGTTTGGTATATCTGTGCCTTTACTTCAATGGTAGAACTATGGTTTACCAGGAATAGAGTATTTTATGAAGAGGAGGTTCCAGATTTAATAAGTTTCAAGATGAGGATAATGCAGTTCACTAAAGAATGCAGTGTAAGAATGAAAGGAAAAATCAGGGGTACTATGTATGATATGAACATCATGAATGCTTTTGGTATCAAGGGAGTTAAAGTTAAAACTTCAGAAGTCAAGGAATGTATTTTTAAATTTCCATCAGTAAATCAAATCCTCATCTGCTGTGATGGAGCATCCAAAGGAAATCCTGGTAAATCAGGATATGGTTTTGTTGGAAGGAGTTGCAATGGTGGATATCTAGGAGCAATAGCAGGTGGTATAGGTGTGGCTACAAATTACATTGCTGAAGTAATGACATTAACAGGTGCTGGTGAATGGGCTATAAGAATACAATTTTTTAATGTGTGTTTCAGCCTGGATTCAAAGCAGTTTTGCAGGCTTTCATCTCAAGTGAGATACCTTGGATGATAGAGAAGAGATGGCAAAGAATCCTTGCAAGGATGAATAATATAAATTTCAGACATTCTTTCAGAGAAATTAATTTCTCAGCAGATAAAGTGGCAAAGAAGGGTGCAAGGCTAGATATAGGTGAAGTTATTGAATATGAGGAGAAACCTTCATTCTTGGAAGATTTAGAGTGGGAAAATCAAACTTATTTCAGATTCTGCTAAAAATATATTGGGCTGAGTTTGTATTGGGCTTGGTAGtttataggttttttttttttttgttattttgctTATATTGTACTAGGCCTATCTAGTCAGTTTTCTTTGTAAATTCTTTAGTTTGTTTTTGGTAATAAAATTTtatgattaagcaaaaaaaaaggaTGGGCTTCTGATAATAGCCAGAGATTTCAATGTTGTGAGAAGAAATTGGGAGAGAAACAAAAGTGGAGGCTCAAAGTTTGGGAAGACTCTCTTTAACAAATTTATGGCTCAAGATGACTTGATTGACTTACCAGCTGGTGGAGGGTTGTACACTTGGACCAATATGCAACAAGACCTAGTATTATGTAGATTGTACAAAATTCTACTTTCTCCAACAATGgaatataaatatccagataTAGCACAAATTCTGTTTTCTAGAGAAACATCTAGAAATTCAAATATTTCAAGTTTGAATTCAAACTCAGTAGGTCAAACCAGTCAAGCAAAGGAGATTAACTTAAGCATTGACATGGGTGATGGAGGAGAACCATCTGCAACAATTTTTTTCCGCAACAATAGGAGAAGGAACTTGGATGCTGGTAAGAAAACCAACCCAATCAATGTTCTCTTTGAAAAATTTAAGAATGTGAATCCAAATCATACCATAATTCAAATCGGGAAAGAACCCGGAACTCCGGTAATTCGACTTGAAGAAATTGGGGAAAGTCAGAAAGtggtaaaagaaacaaaaatggaaGGTTATGGTCACAATGACTCATACCTACCACTGGTAATCTTTGAGTAAGATAAAACTAAAACTACATATAAGAAGCAGATAAATTCAATATTCAACACAGTCGAACTGCTAATAGAAGTAAGTACAAATATGGGCACAATTAACACACGACAGGAGCAACAAGTGCAACACATCTTTACTGAAATCATTGAAAGACATGAAAGGAAATTGACACACTCAGATGATCAGGAGAAGACTCAAGATAAAATATTGGAGATCATGGAAGGGGCTCAGATCATGAACCAATGAATTCATTAGTACTATCCTGGAATGCAAGAGGACTTTATGCAGTGGACAAAATGGATAACTTGAAGGAATTAATATGTAAGTAATCCTGTAGCAGTGGTGGTGCAGGAAACAAAAATGATGAAAATAACCCCTTGGTTAGTGAATCGTATATGTGGGAATGATAGAAATAAATGGAGTTGGATACCTTCTCAAGAGTTAAGCAGAGGAATGCTAACAATCTGGGATGATGAAAACTAGAATGCACTGATGAAAAATTCTCTCACAACACAATCAACAATAAATTCAAACTAAGAAATGAAGATTTTGAATGGATTCCCACAAATGCTTATTCTCCTTGTGAGAGTAAAGAGATAAAGGAGTTCTAGATTGAATTATAACACACAACAGGATGGGCTTCTGATGCTTGGATAATAGCCGGAGATTTCAATGCTGTGAGAAGAAATTGGGAGAGAAACAAAAGTGGAAGCTCAAAGCTTGGGAAGACTCTCTTTAACAAATTTATGGCTCAAGATGACTTGATTGACTTACCAGCTGATGGAGGGTTGTACACTTGGACCAATATGTAACAAGACCCAGTATTATGTAGATTGGACAAAATTCTACTTTCTCCAACAATGGAACATAAATATCCAGATATAGCACAAACTGTGTTTTCTATAGAAACATCTGATCACTCTCCAATCTTACTGTCCACAGGTAATATCTCTACATctaacaccccccccccccccccccccNNNNNNNNNNNNNNNNNNNNNNNNNNNCCCCCCCCCCCTTCATATTAGAGCTTTATTGGCTTACTAACAAAACTTTCTTGAGATAATGCATTTCACAATTTCTCCAAGCTTTGTATTAGCAAAGAAACTCCAAAACCTCAAATTCTTTCTTAAAAAATGGAGAAAAGAACAACACGGCCAAATTGCAAAAAAGAAGGTGGAATTAAGTGAAAAGATTCATGAGTTGAACTTAAAGGAGGAAGGGATAAAGCTCACAAATGAGGAGTTTATCAACAGAGCTCAATGGAAAACAGAACTCAAATAAACAAGGTTTGGTGAATTCAGGAAATGGTAAAGTAGAGCTAAAACAAAATCTTTAAAGGAAGGTGAGAGCAACACAAGATATTTGCATCAACTGGCCAAtgagagaaaaagaaggaatagtgcacaaattaataataaatggaaaagaaaacaacaaccagTCAGATAAAAAGAATGAGTTTACAGAATATTTCTAAAATTTattcaaagaaaaaatagaaTGGAGACCTCAACTAGACTCTATTGATTTTCTTAAAATCTCCACAACTGAGAAAGAATTGATGGAACGGCCAATATAAGAAGAACAAGTTTGGAGAACTATTAAAATTTATGGCAACAACAAATATCCATGGCCAGATGGATACCCAATGGAGTTTTTCAAAGTGGCATGATCAATACTTAAAGAAGACATCATGGTAGTGGTTAAAAAGTttcaagaagaacaaaaaattgaCTGGAGAATGAATTGATCTTTTGTCAGTCTAATACCCAAGAAAGAAGACTGTTCTAGACAAGACATGTTCATGCCAATCAGTTTAGTAGGAGGCATCTACAAGATAATCTCCAAAACTCTGGTAAAGAGGTTCAAGACAATAATACCTAAACTGGTATCAGAACACCAGGGTGCTTTCATACAAGGCCAATAAATTTAGAATGGCATTCTAGTGGTAAGTGAGTTATTGGATGCAATACTCAAATCTAAAATCTCAGGCATTCTCTGCAAACTTGACATTGAAAAAACATTTGACAATGTTAATTGGCATTGTCTGGAATCACTTTTGGAAGTATtggttttgggggaaaattgagAAGATGGATATACTAGTGTTTTTCATCTCCTCAATCATCCATACTCATTAATGGAAGTGCCACATCAAAATTCAAACACCAGAAGGGGTTGATATAAGGTGATACACTATCCCATTTCTTGTTTATACTTTTGGCTGAAATACTCACAAAACTATTAAAAAAGGAGAAACTCTTAACATGATCTCAGGTTTCAATATACATAATCAAATAAGTGTGCCTCATCTACAATTTATTGATGACACACTGATTTTCTTAGATGCAAAAGAGGAGATGGCTGGAAACTTAGTGTTTATTCTTCAAGTCCATGAAGCCATTACAGGGCTAAGACTAAATCTGGATAAAATCACTGATAAGCATAGGTTTAGATCATAAAATAGATGAAATTGCAAAAATTATGCATTGGATGGTAGAAAATCTTCCAATAAAATATCTTGAAATGCCTCTTGGAGCAAGATTGAAGCAAATGTTAGTATGGGATCTCATTATTGACAAATTCAGAAAAAGTTGGCAAAATGGAGGAGGTTTTTATCAAGAGCTcaaaaaattatcttaatcaacaGTGCATTGAAAAACCTTCCAGTTTACTTCATGTCTTTATTACAAATTCCAATGGCAGTGGAGAAGAAAATGGTGAAAATTATGAGGGAGATCCTGTGGGGTGCTAGCccagaaagaaaaaataataattgggTGGCTTGGGATAGAATAAACAAACCTAAGAAACTAGGAGGACTGGGGATCAAACATCTGAACGCCACAAACAAAGCATTACGATCCAAGTGGAGCTGGGGATatgcaaaagaaaaggaagaacTTTGGAGAAGAGTTGTTCAACTGAAGTCTAAGGAAGATGTTGAAGATTCATGTCCTTTGGAATCAAAACTTCCTCATGGAAGAGGTATGTGGAAAGGATTATAGCAAGGAGCGAATCTAATGCAAACAAACTCAAAATTCTCTATTGGAGATGGTTATTCAGTAAAATTCTGGATTGATTCCTGGACTGATCAAGCTCCTTTGTGTCAAACTTTCAACTTAGCATACAAAGCTGCATTAAATAAGAGAGTAAAAATTGCAGAGCTCATACAAAATGGGAGATGGTGTATTCAACTAAAGCATACATCCTCTACATAAGTTCAAAATCAACTCTCCAATCTTATTACTACACTTGGGAATCCACTAACTCTAACCGCAGCTAAGGATCAAGTTTTCTTCCAGACTGAGAATTACActgcaaaataaggatatcagcTCATTATGAAACAAAGGCACCCCGAGTCCCTAACCCTCAAGATTTTGGCTATGTTTGGAGAAAGCATGTTCCACCTAAAGTACAGGTTCTGGCTTGACTGGCAGTACAGAATGCAATCCCAACTATAGATAATTTGAACCACAAAGACTGTAATCTCACAGACACCATGTGCAGCTTATGCAACAATGAGATGGAAACAATATATCATCTTCTTCTAGTTTTTCCATTCTCAAAGGTTATATGTGACTATTTCTCGTCAAGAATGGATCAACAATGGGCACATAAACACACATTACAAGAACAGTTTCAAGATTGGCAGTGCATGAAAGGGAGAAAGATCAGCAGAAAAGTTTGGCCAGTTCTACCATTTGCAGTGATATGGTCAATTTGGACCGAAAGAAATAGGAGAGTAATGGGAAAAAAACGTGGTAGAATAAACATGAAGTCATAATAGAGATAAAGCGCAAACTATTTTAATGGGGAGAGACACAAATTGGTTTGGATTCCATTCTTTTAGAGAGTTAATATCCCATTGGGACTCTATTATGGACTGTGATGATGTATCAGGATTATAATTGTCGATGGGCTTGTGCATAGTCTCAAGTTGTGTACAATATTTTTCTAATAAAATTTTATCCTTTCGTGAAAAAAAAAAGGCGTAGGAGGAgaagatttattttttcttttgcttttctaCCGGTCATACTTTTAGGGCTTCTAAATCCTAAGCAAAATTAGCTAGATAGTTTTTTCTCCTTTTGAAGCAGAATTAGCGAGATAGTGTGTACACGTGTGTATAGGAAAGTACCAAAACCCGAAAGggaataaaagaaaaaacagaagaaaagaCCAAACATGGGCGGTTGAGAAAACTTTAAAGTACCCCTTTTTTGCCTAGTTTAATATGGGCCCcaaaaaaacaattaggggcctcatccattttatttgcaccccaaatttttcaggggtgTATTAAAATTTTGTGAGAATACTATTTCACCCTTCACTAAAAATTAATCTTAAAAACCTATTAACCCTTAATCCTAAGTCCCAATTCATTTCTAGTTCTAAACAAAAAAATCACTCCCTCCCCTCTCATCCTCTCGACTCTTCTCTTCTCCGCCATTAACGActccaaaaaatgaaaaaaaaaaatcacccgaAAAATTTCAGTTACAGTAAAAGGGTCGTCAATTCGACAAGCCTAAAACCCTAACAATTTTTCATATGCATGTAGAGACCATaaaaaatcgttagggtatatGGTGATCAAGATAACGACCATATTTCTGATTTTCATATTTTTTACCCTAGATTAGAGTCGTTAACATAATATAGAAACCTATGACGATCTTCTATGAACGACCATTTTTTAAACGTTAACGACCCCACGTGAAAAACAAACAACCTCTCTGTCCCAAAAAATTTCAGAGTCGTCTTGGTATAAACACACAAAATAACAACTCTTTCTGACCCAAGCTAAGAGTCATCAGGGTATATCATATTAtcctgacgatttttcataacctggaaaatttgcaggtttgagtcgtcattttTGGTGTCAATACATTGACGACTTTATAGAGTCGTTGAGGTATACATCCCTCGACATTGACGACTCTTTCTTTGTGTTGTGACATATATCCAATCCATGAGAGAATTCAagataatcttaccatcaacacaatcatctttgttGCTTGAACCTTCCCAACATCATTTCCCCTACTTGAATTACTCATTTCTAAAATCCCTATTTTTTCCTCtaaaacctcctcttcttcttctcaactcacaaaaaaaataaaaaaattgattctaaaatctgattttaatctaaaatAATCTAACCccactaattaacttaacttgATCAAATTTTAATACTAATTATTCAGGGgcagtttagccatttaaaaatattttggttaaAGGGTGACTCAATTTAGGTTTTAATGACCTTTTTTTGTCCTCTACTTGgaggcccctaattgttttttgggcccccaattaaactacgCTTTTTTGACGTTAACTTCAGGTTCAAGCAATGCTGTGGCAGTCCTTTTTATCCACAAGAACCAACCTGAAAATGACATTGTTGTATCTTCCAATTTTATTTGCATGGTCCtctcttttcttattttatttttctttgttaggTATTGTTTGATTTTTCCATAACATCACATTTGAGGTCTCCAAAGGTAGCTCAAATTTAAAACTCACTCAAATTTAAAAAGAACCATAAAAACCATGGTAGCTCTGTCATTTTCAGATTCTCATCCAAAGGTTTATTTTGTAATTTCTTAGTAGCTCACACAACTACACAAGAGTCAAGATACAGTTGGTTTGACATCAtccaaagaaaagggaaaccATTGTTGAAAAATTGAACACTGCCATTAAATTTCATTGAACTAGGTACTTGAAAATTACAGATAAGTATTTTAC
This is a stretch of genomic DNA from Papaver somniferum cultivar HN1 chromosome 1, ASM357369v1, whole genome shotgun sequence. It encodes these proteins:
- the LOC113347555 gene encoding uncharacterized protein LOC113347555, with translation MKILNGFSQMLILLVRVNREKIFGLNSNTQHDGLLMEVKRRGGFIEGRNIQEKIVLASEMVNELEVKRRGGNIGLKLDITQAYDSLSWNFLFKTSRHFGFSEVGINWLRILFESAKISVLVNEGALWFLFCWKGTSTRLSESIWPSDNRVKSKCFLGGVNENRRRSIAESLQMELSDFPDKYLGVVLNPGRVRNHQVWGMVELMNKILAWWMGKMLSFSERLTLVKSVLCSIHVYNMSVYRWPANVIKECEKIVRNFLWSGDPAVKKLITVKYEKICAPITEGGLGIRRFEVINKALLMKLL